In Cicer arietinum cultivar CDC Frontier isolate Library 1 unplaced genomic scaffold, Cicar.CDCFrontier_v2.0 Ca_scaffold_295_v2.0, whole genome shotgun sequence, the following proteins share a genomic window:
- the LOC140919134 gene encoding uncharacterized protein has product MSKAKYIAEGGSSNRPPYFDGSDYYFWKGKMQLFLKSQDTGMWRIITDGDFIPRIDQNDATSAEKKESDWTADEKSKVLLNSKAQLFLSCALSREESERVDECDTAKKVWDTLRTHHEGTSHVKETRIDIGIRKFELFEMNEEETIDEMYSRFTTIVKEMRSLGKAYSVQDR; this is encoded by the coding sequence atgtcaaaagctaaatacATAGCTGAAGGAGGGTCTTCAAACAGACCACCATACTTTGATGGCTCAGATTATTACTTCTGGAAAGGCAAAATGCAGCTATTTCTAAAATCACAAGATACGGGTATGTGGAGAATCATCACAGATGGAGACTTTATACCAAGAATAGATCAAAACGATGCTACATCAGCTGAAAAGAAAGAATCAGATTGGACAGCAGATGAAAAATCCAAGGTACTCttaaactcaaaagctcaacTGTTTTTATCATGTGCCTTAagtagggaagaaagtgaaagagtagatgagTGTGATACGGCCAAGAAGGTATGGGACACACTGCGAACTCACCATGAGGGAACGAGTCATGTTAAGGAAACAAGAATTGACATTGGTATCCGAAAGTtcgaattatttgaaatgaatgaagaaGAAACAATCGATGAAATGTATTCAAGGTTCACAACTATAGTGAAAGAAATGCGCTCCCTTGGCAAAGCTTATTCAGTACAAGACAGg